A window of Mucilaginibacter robiniae genomic DNA:
CGGCCTAAATACAAGCCTAAAAAAGTTAAAGAATTTGGTTTCCCTAAGCTGCTGTTGCAATTAGAGTTGGAATATACCAACGGAACTAAACAAATTATCACCAGTGATGCTAGCTGGAAAATGACTGCTGATGGACCCATTCGTAGCAATAATGAATACGATGGTGAAGAGTATAATGCTACCAAGGAGTTGGCAGGTTGGAATAAAGTTGGCTATAATGATCGGAACTGGTTAAAACCTGAAATTGTGCCTGCACCCGGTGGTGAACTGGTGGCACAAATGAGCGAGTACATTAAAGTTAACCAAACTTTAAAGCCTAAAAGTATTACCGAGCTTAAACCAGGTACCTACATTATGGACATGGGCCAGAACTTTTCTGGCTGGGTGCAAATGAAGGTAAAAGGTAAACGAGGTAATAAAGTTACTTTAAAATACGCCGAGACTTTACAGAAGGATGGTAGCCTGTACATCGCCAACCTGCGTGATGCTAAAGTTACCGATGTATATACAGTGAGGGGGCAAGGTACAGAAGTATGGCATCCCATATTTGTATTTCACGGGTTTCGATATGTGTCTATAACAGGTTACCCAGGCAAACCAGGTACAGATGATTTTGAGGGGCAAGTGGTTTATGATGCTTTGCCGAATACTGGCCATTTTGAAACTTCAAATGATATCATTAATCAGGTATATCATAATGCTTATTGGGGTATTTTAAGCAACTACAAAGGCATGCCGGTTGATTGTCCGCAACGTAATGAACGAATGCCTTGGCTGGGCGATCGTGCTACTGGGTCATTAGGAGAAAGCTTTGTGTTCGATAATGAAAAGCTGTATGCCAGTTGGCTGAACGATATTGAACAAGCACAAACTGCTGAAGGATCTATACCGGATGTTGCGCCAGCTTACTGGAATTACTACAGCGATAACATGACTTGGCCAGGAACATATCTGCTGATTGCCGATATGTTGTACAAGCAGTATGGCGATATGAAGCCTATAGAAGAGCATTATCCATCCATGAAAAAGTGGTTGAGTTATATGCAGGCTAAGTATGCCAAAAATTACATTATGACCAAAGACAAGTATGGCGATTGGTGCGTTCCACCCGAGTCTTTGGAATTGATACATGCAAAAGATAGTAATCGTACTACTAACGGCGAACTCATAGCTACGGCTTACTGGTACCGCATGTTGTTTTTAATGAAACGATTTGCCAAGCTGCTGAACAAACAGGATGATGCTAAAGAGTTTACCGCGCTATCAGCAAAAATCAGAGATGCATTTAATGCTAAGTTTTTTAATAAGCAAACACAGCAATATGATAATGGTACCGTAACTGCCAACTTGCTGCCGCTATATTTCGATATTACACCAGAGCCTGACCGTAAAGCAGTATTCAACAATATTGTAAAACGTGAAACTACAACCGACCAGGGGCATATTGCCACAGGCGTTATTGGTACGCAATGGCTAATGCGAGGCCTTACCGAATACGGCCGGCCTGATTTGGCTTACCAACTAGCCACCAATACTGATTACCCAAGTTGGGGTTACATGGCCCAGCATGGCGCTACTACCATTTGGGAATTATGGAACGGCGATACGGCCAACCCCAGCATGAACTCAGGCAACCATATCATGCTGTTGGGTGATTTAATTACCTGGTACTACCAAAACTTAGCTGCCATAAAAGTGGGCATTGACAAACCTGGCTTCAAACAGGTAATTATGAAGCCTACAATACCTGCCGGACTCAACTTTGTTAAAGCATCTTACCAGACTCCATATGGGCTGGTGAAAAGTGAGTGGGAAAAGAAGTCTAACCAATTCAACTGGCACATTACTATTCCGGCCAATTGTACAGCCTTAGTATCCATACCGGCAACATCTGCTGATGGAGTTAGCGAAGGTGGTAAAAAGGCCAATGCTACTACCGGATTAAAGTTTATCAAGCAGGATGGTCAAATGGCTATGTTTGAGGCTGGCTCTGGCAGCTATGATTTTAAATCAGATTTAACAGGATTAGAAACTAAATAACTGTAACGTTATGAGAAAATATTTAAAAACATCAATTCTGCTGTTCGGATTAGCAGCAACATCATCTGTAAGTTATAGCCAAACTACAACAGCTTCGTCAGAAAATGTACCTGTAATGAGTGCAGAAGCTAAGGCTAAATCAGATCAGGAAGTGGATCAGAAAGCAGCTGAGTGGGTAACTTCATTAAACTTAAATAACGCTCAAAAGGAAGCAGCCGTAAAATCAGTTGTTGCTACACACCTAAAAGCTATTCGCAATTACAACAATGAGCATCCATATACCTTGGTGCCTGCCGGCATCAATCCGGTTACAGGAAAGTCTTTAAGCACGTTAGACCGTCAGATTATAGCGGTTTCAGCTATGCCAAAATCTATTCATGAAAACCTGATGAATGGTTTGCACCAAAACTTAACGGATGCTCAGGTGGAAGCAATATTGGACAAATACACCATTGGTAAAGTGGAATTTACCTTAAATGGTTATAAATCTATTGTACCTAACCTTACCCCAACAGAAGAGTCTGTTATTTTAACTAATCTGAAGCAAGCTCGCGAACAAGCAGTAGATTTCAAGAACATGAAGCAGATATCAGCCATTTTTGAAATCTACAAAACCAAAAACGAAGAGTACCTGAATACCCATGGCCGCAACTGGCATGAAATGTTCAAAGCTTATGTAGATGCCGCAAAAGCTAAAAAAGCTGCTGATGCTAAAGCTGCGAAATCTTCTCAAAAGTAATTAACCATGAAAAAGAAGCCTTTATATATACAAAAAGCAGTTCCGGTAGTATTATTATGGGCTGCTATGCTGGGTGTTGGTCGGGCGCAAACAACCAATAATCCGTGGCGACAGGGTATAGTTACCGATGAGTTTATTTACGAAAAAGCGCCTTACCGGGAATGCCATGCTTCAACAGTAGTGCAAACACCGAAAGGCTTGGTAGCCTCATGGTTTGGGGGCACGAAAGAACGTAACCCGGATGTATGTATATGGGTAAGCCGTCAGGTAAACGGCAAATGGACCGAAGGCGTTAATGTAGCTAATGGCATTCAGAATGATACTTTACGCTATCCCTGCTGGAATCCGGTTTTGTATCAAGTACCACATGGTGAACTGATTTTATTTTATAAAATTGGACCTAAGCCATCTGCATGGAAAGGATTCTATAAAACTTCAAAAGACAACGGCCTAACCTGGTCGGCTCAGCAGGCTTTGCCTGAAGGAGTTATAGGTCCGGTTAAAAATAAACCAGTCTTGTTAAGCAATGGTACCTTGATTAGCCCAAGCAGCACAGAAGGTGAAGGCGGAACCAATATTCACTTTGAGCTAAGCCGGGATTTTGGTAAAACCTGGCAGATCGTGAACGTACCGGAACCTGATAAAAGTTTTAGCGCCATTCAGCCAAGTGTTTTATTGCATAAAGACGGTCGTTTGCAGGCATTATGCCGCAGTAAAGTACAAGCTATACTACAAACATGGTCCTCTGATAATGGTAAAACCTGGTCGCCGCTCGAAAAAACTTCCATGCCTAATAACAACTCGGGCGATGATGCTGTAACTTTAAAAGATGGTCGTCAACTACTGGTATATAATCATGTTTTGCCTCCCGGAAAGTTGGCAAAAGGAGCACGCACGCCGCTTAATATAGCCGTATCTAAAGATGGCATACACTGGTATGCCTCACTGGTGCTGGAAGATTCGCCTATTAGCCAGTATTCCTATCCGGCTGTAATACAAACCAGCGATGGTATGGTACACGTAGTTTACACTTGGCGCAGACAACGTATTAAACACGTAGTAGTCAACCCCGCCAAATTGAAAATGGTAGAAATAAAAGATGGCAAGTGGCCTGAGGTAGATGGATATAAATTCCCGGAAGTAAAAGGAGATACTAAAGATTTGTAAGTAGGATGAGGGTGCGTGTAGATAAGATAATACTGTTTTTAGGATTGCTGCTGTTAATAGGCTCAGCAAAGGCTCAGCAAAACAATTCAGATAATGAATACAAGAAGCCACTGAAAGAAGTACTGGCGGATATTGAAAGCCGCTTTCATGTCAAAATCAAGTATTCGGAAGATATGGTGAAAGACCGGTGGGTAACTTATGCCGACTGGCGCATACGCCCAACAGTTGATGAAACCTTGGCAACCGTACTTGCACCATTGGATATGAAAGTCAATGCAGAAGGCGAAAAAACTTACAAACTCAAATACTATGAGTATTCACGCCTTACACCCGAACAAGGACGCGAGAAATTAGCTTATTTATCCTCCTTTTACCATGATCAGGCCAGTTGGGAAAAACGCAAAGCTATACTCAAACCCTGTATGCTACAGGCGCTGCAATTATCGCCTTTGCCATCTAAACCTGTTTCAAAACCTATTATCACCAACAAGCGGGTAATGGATGGATATAGTATTGAAAATATTGCCATTGAAACGCTACCTGGTTTATACGTAAGTGGGTCGTTGTACAAGCCTATAAAGTTTAAAGGAAAAATACCGGTTTTTCTGTGCCCGGACGGGCATTTTGGCAATGGCCGTTATCGTGCTGATGAGCAGTACCGCTGCGCTACACTAGCCCGCATGGGCGCAATGGCTATCAGTTATGATTTATTTGCCTGGGGCGAATCTTTACTGCAATTTAAAGGACAAGATCATCGGCGTAGTTTAGCCATGACCATACAAGCTTTAAACAGCTTCCGCATACTGGATTACCTGCTGAGCTTAAAAGAGGCTGACCCTAATCGGGTAGCTATTACCGGCGCTTCGGGTGGTGGCAGCCATACTATGCTCATGACTGCCTTAGATGATCGGATTAAACTGAGTGTTCCAGTAGTTATGTTGTCCAGCTACTTTTCTGGCGGTTGTCCTTGCGAAAGCGGTCAGCCGGTACACCTGTGCGGCGGTGGTACGAATAATGATGAAATCGCTGCTATGGCAGCACCGCGTCCACAATTGGTTATATCTGATGGTGGCGACTGGTCCACTAATGTGCCCGACACCGATTTGCCTTACTTGCAAAAGATTTATGGCTACTATGGTAAACAAGAATTAGTAGCTAATGCACATTTCCCGAAAGAAGGGCATGATTACGGCAAATCTAAACGGTTGGCTATGTATGATTTCGTGGCTAAATATTTTCGTCTCAACATCAATGCGGTAAAAGGAGCTGATGGTAAAGTAGATGAATCAAAAGTAACTATCGAGAAATTTCCGGCTATGTATGTGTTTGGCGCCCAAGGTGAAAACCTGCCTGCTAATGCTATACATGGTTTTGAGCAGTTGCAAAAAGTATTTGCACAAGCCACCCAAAGTCAAACCAAATAAGCATTTAATTATGAAAACAGATAAACCTTCATCACATCCTTATAGCCGAAGAGCATTTTTAGGTACAACAGCCGTACTTACCGCTGGTCTGTTGTTACCTCGAAAAGAAAGCTGGGCATCGGTATTTGCTAAACCCGCAAAAGGGCAGCGGTACAAAGTGGCCGTGGTAGATTTAATGATACTGAAACGTCAGAAATTGGGCGCCTTGCAGCTAACCAAAGATATAGGTGCAGATGGCGTAGAGGTGGACATGGGAGGCTTAGGTAATCGACCAACTTTTGATAACCAGTTGGCTAAGCCAGAGGTACGTCAACAGTTTTTGGATAAAGCCAAAGAACTAAATCTGGAAATATGCTCACTGGGCCTGACTGGTTTCTTCTCACAATCATTTGCCAAGCGTGAAGGAATTGAACAAACCATGCAAGATGCCATTGATACGGCAAAAGCCATGAATGTTAAAATGCTATTTTTACCCTTAGGCGTAAATAGTGACATCGGTAAAAATCCGGAGCTGCGGCCTGCGGTGGTGGAACGTTTGAAAGCGGTAGCTCCCAAGGCAGAAGAGGCAGGTGTAATTATCGGTATTGAAACTTCACTAAGCGCGACTGATGAGGTGAAGTTGTTAGATGAAGTGGGTTCGCACGCCATTCAAAGCTATTTCAACTTTGCCAACGCGCTTGATAATGGCCGGGATGTGAGCGAAGAACTGAAAACGTTAGGTAAAAAACGTATCTGTCAAATACATTGCACCGATACAGATGGTGTTTGGTTGCAGAACGATCCGAAAATTGATATGAAAAAGGTCAGGAAAACACTTGATAAAATGAAGTGGAACGGCTGGCTGGTTATTGAACGGTCCCGTGATGCCAAAGACCCACGAAATGTAAAATGGAACTTTAGCGCCAATACAGCTTACGTAAAATCAATCTTTCAGTCGTAAAATAGTAGTTTAAATGAGGAGAGCTTTAGTGAAATGGTTATATATACTATTGGGCTGTTTACCCTTAAACTTGCTGGCAGCAGAGATATGGGTATCGCCTACAGGTGCCGACAGTAATGCAGGTACGCCAAATCAACCTAAAGCTACTTTGGCTGCTGCCCTGCGCCAAGCCCGCGAATTACGTAGGCTAAATGATCCATCTATAAAAGATGGTATTCATATTATTTTAACTGGTGGGTTGTATGCACTAACAGAGCCCGTGTTTATTCGCCCGGAAGATTCAGGTACTGCAGCATCACCTACCTATATTGAATCAGCGCCTAATCAGCAGCCGGTAATTAGCGGAGGTGTACAAATCAGCAACTGGAAAAAGCTGAACACTCGTCTTGATGGCTTGCCTGCAAAAGCGAAAAGCAAAGTTTGGGTAGCCGACATTCCTGATTATAATGGCTGGCCTTTGCGCTTCAGACAGCTTTGGGTAAACGACATCAAGGCAACAAGAGCGCGCGAAGTGGATAATGATACCCTCATGAGCCGCATACTGGCAGTAGATAAGCAAAAGCAGGAAATGTGGATACCTAAACCATCCACCAAAATACCAGCTACTGCAGGACAGATGGAAATGGTTATCCACCAGATGTGGGCTATTGCCAACCTAAGAGTAAAGACTATAACACCTGAAGATAATAAGTTAAAGTTAACCTTCCATCAGCCGGAAAGCCGTATTCAGTTTGAGCATCCTTGGCCGGCAGCGGTGATTGATGATAAGCACAAAATGAATGGCAATTCTGCATTTTATCT
This region includes:
- a CDS encoding DUF3826 domain-containing protein — its product is MRKYLKTSILLFGLAATSSVSYSQTTTASSENVPVMSAEAKAKSDQEVDQKAAEWVTSLNLNNAQKEAAVKSVVATHLKAIRNYNNEHPYTLVPAGINPVTGKSLSTLDRQIIAVSAMPKSIHENLMNGLHQNLTDAQVEAILDKYTIGKVEFTLNGYKSIVPNLTPTEESVILTNLKQAREQAVDFKNMKQISAIFEIYKTKNEEYLNTHGRNWHEMFKAYVDAAKAKKAADAKAAKSSQK
- a CDS encoding sugar phosphate isomerase/epimerase family protein; its protein translation is MKTDKPSSHPYSRRAFLGTTAVLTAGLLLPRKESWASVFAKPAKGQRYKVAVVDLMILKRQKLGALQLTKDIGADGVEVDMGGLGNRPTFDNQLAKPEVRQQFLDKAKELNLEICSLGLTGFFSQSFAKREGIEQTMQDAIDTAKAMNVKMLFLPLGVNSDIGKNPELRPAVVERLKAVAPKAEEAGVIIGIETSLSATDEVKLLDEVGSHAIQSYFNFANALDNGRDVSEELKTLGKKRICQIHCTDTDGVWLQNDPKIDMKKVRKTLDKMKWNGWLVIERSRDAKDPRNVKWNFSANTAYVKSIFQS
- a CDS encoding alpha-L-rhamnosidase translates to MKQFDKAKYTGWMIMLILACMIIVSQGMAAAPVQLQNLRCEMLNNPQGIDAVHPRLSWQIMSSERNVLQTAYQIIVSSTPEKLAAGQGDLWDSHKTQSGESIMIDYAGQPLLSRKACYWKVKVWTTTGESDWSKPAYWSMGLLHSADWKAKWIGAEHGFAWDSVSKFSRLSARYYRKEFQSGSTIKRATAYIIGLGHYQLYVNGSQIGDQVLAEMPTDYTKSVQYNTFDVTAQVKKGNNAIAAVLGNGRYFTMRPKYKPKKVKEFGFPKLLLQLELEYTNGTKQIITSDASWKMTADGPIRSNNEYDGEEYNATKELAGWNKVGYNDRNWLKPEIVPAPGGELVAQMSEYIKVNQTLKPKSITELKPGTYIMDMGQNFSGWVQMKVKGKRGNKVTLKYAETLQKDGSLYIANLRDAKVTDVYTVRGQGTEVWHPIFVFHGFRYVSITGYPGKPGTDDFEGQVVYDALPNTGHFETSNDIINQVYHNAYWGILSNYKGMPVDCPQRNERMPWLGDRATGSLGESFVFDNEKLYASWLNDIEQAQTAEGSIPDVAPAYWNYYSDNMTWPGTYLLIADMLYKQYGDMKPIEEHYPSMKKWLSYMQAKYAKNYIMTKDKYGDWCVPPESLELIHAKDSNRTTNGELIATAYWYRMLFLMKRFAKLLNKQDDAKEFTALSAKIRDAFNAKFFNKQTQQYDNGTVTANLLPLYFDITPEPDRKAVFNNIVKRETTTDQGHIATGVIGTQWLMRGLTEYGRPDLAYQLATNTDYPSWGYMAQHGATTIWELWNGDTANPSMNSGNHIMLLGDLITWYYQNLAAIKVGIDKPGFKQVIMKPTIPAGLNFVKASYQTPYGLVKSEWEKKSNQFNWHITIPANCTALVSIPATSADGVSEGGKKANATTGLKFIKQDGQMAMFEAGSGSYDFKSDLTGLETK
- a CDS encoding alpha/beta hydrolase family protein, with protein sequence MRVRVDKIILFLGLLLLIGSAKAQQNNSDNEYKKPLKEVLADIESRFHVKIKYSEDMVKDRWVTYADWRIRPTVDETLATVLAPLDMKVNAEGEKTYKLKYYEYSRLTPEQGREKLAYLSSFYHDQASWEKRKAILKPCMLQALQLSPLPSKPVSKPIITNKRVMDGYSIENIAIETLPGLYVSGSLYKPIKFKGKIPVFLCPDGHFGNGRYRADEQYRCATLARMGAMAISYDLFAWGESLLQFKGQDHRRSLAMTIQALNSFRILDYLLSLKEADPNRVAITGASGGGSHTMLMTALDDRIKLSVPVVMLSSYFSGGCPCESGQPVHLCGGGTNNDEIAAMAAPRPQLVISDGGDWSTNVPDTDLPYLQKIYGYYGKQELVANAHFPKEGHDYGKSKRLAMYDFVAKYFRLNINAVKGADGKVDESKVTIEKFPAMYVFGAQGENLPANAIHGFEQLQKVFAQATQSQTK
- a CDS encoding sialidase family protein, which encodes MKKKPLYIQKAVPVVLLWAAMLGVGRAQTTNNPWRQGIVTDEFIYEKAPYRECHASTVVQTPKGLVASWFGGTKERNPDVCIWVSRQVNGKWTEGVNVANGIQNDTLRYPCWNPVLYQVPHGELILFYKIGPKPSAWKGFYKTSKDNGLTWSAQQALPEGVIGPVKNKPVLLSNGTLISPSSTEGEGGTNIHFELSRDFGKTWQIVNVPEPDKSFSAIQPSVLLHKDGRLQALCRSKVQAILQTWSSDNGKTWSPLEKTSMPNNNSGDDAVTLKDGRQLLVYNHVLPPGKLAKGARTPLNIAVSKDGIHWYASLVLEDSPISQYSYPAVIQTSDGMVHVVYTWRRQRIKHVVVNPAKLKMVEIKDGKWPEVDGYKFPEVKGDTKDL